A genomic window from Halobellus ruber includes:
- the hisF gene encoding imidazole glycerol phosphate synthase subunit HisF, protein MTLTKRIIPCIDVDLDDDGNPAVYTGVNFEDLEYTGDPVEMAKRYNEAGADEFVFLDITASAAGRETMLDTVSAVADEVFIPLTVGGGIRTREDIKETLRAGADKVSINTAALENPEVIDEGARAFGSQCIVISVDARRRYDETGEFYVEVDGESCWFECTVKGGREGTGVDVVEWAREAAARGAGELFVNSIDADGTKDGYDIPLTEAVCDAVSTPVIASSGCGGPEDMYEVFTEAGADAGLAASIFHFGDYSIEETKAYLDERGVPVRL, encoded by the coding sequence ATGACACTCACGAAACGGATCATCCCCTGCATCGACGTCGACCTCGACGACGACGGCAACCCCGCGGTCTACACCGGCGTCAACTTCGAGGATCTCGAGTACACCGGCGACCCGGTGGAGATGGCGAAACGCTACAACGAGGCGGGCGCCGACGAGTTCGTCTTCCTCGACATCACCGCCTCGGCGGCGGGTCGAGAGACGATGCTGGACACGGTCTCCGCAGTCGCCGACGAGGTGTTCATCCCGCTCACAGTGGGGGGCGGCATCCGCACCCGCGAGGACATCAAGGAGACGCTTCGTGCGGGCGCGGACAAGGTGTCGATCAACACCGCGGCGCTGGAAAATCCGGAGGTGATCGACGAGGGCGCCCGGGCGTTCGGCTCCCAGTGTATCGTGATCTCCGTCGACGCACGGCGGCGGTACGACGAGACCGGCGAGTTCTACGTCGAGGTCGACGGCGAGTCCTGCTGGTTCGAGTGTACGGTGAAGGGGGGCCGGGAGGGCACCGGGGTCGACGTCGTCGAGTGGGCGCGGGAGGCGGCGGCGCGGGGCGCGGGGGAACTGTTCGTCAACTCCATCGACGCCGACGGCACCAAGGACGGCTACGACATTCCGCTCACCGAGGCCGTCTGCGACGCCGTCTCCACCCCCGTGATCGCCTCCTCCGGCTGCGGCGGTCCCGAGGATATGTACGAGGTGTTCACCGAGGCCGGCGCGGACGCGGGGCTGGCGGCGTCGATCTTCCACTTCGGCGATTACAGCATCGAGGAGACCAAGGCGTACCTCGACGAGCGCGGGGTTCCGGTCCGGCTGTAG
- a CDS encoding DUF7550 family protein, with translation MSDHDASNDDGHGDAHGGHGHDDHKDEGRVTSPMQEFGSSQVTTGFVVLVIGLVVVFGIPLLL, from the coding sequence ATGAGCGACCACGACGCCAGCAACGACGACGGGCACGGAGACGCACACGGCGGCCACGGCCACGACGATCATAAGGACGAGGGTCGGGTCACCTCCCCGATGCAGGAGTTCGGGTCGAGTCAGGTCACTACCGGGTTCGTCGTGCTCGTGATCGGTCTCGTCGTCGTCTTCGGGATCCCGCTGCTGCTGTAA
- the purL gene encoding phosphoribosylformylglycinamidine synthase subunit PurL yields MSLSDPDRELVTAELGRDPTPTEAALFENLWSEHCAYRSSRPLLSAFDSEADQVVVGPGDDAAVVRVPDNGGESDIETYVTMGIESHNHPSYVDPYDGAATGVGGIVRDTLSMGAYPIALADSLYFGGFDREHTRYLLDGVVEGIADYGNAIGVPTVGGSVEFHDDYEGNPLVNVACVGLVDADRLVTAEARAAGNKLVLVGNATGRDGLGGASFASEDLAEDAETEDRPAVQVGDPYSEKLLIEANEDLIDAGLVRSARDLGAAGLGGASSELVAKGGFGARIELERVHQREPDMNPLEIVLAESQERMIYEARPEDVDDVAAIAERYDLGCSVIGEVAEGNYVCSFEDETVVDVPAEFLADGAPMNDLDAVEPTQPERNRPEIDLESAFEAVVGSPNTASKRWVYRQYDHEVGTRTALRPGDDAAVVALREAGTGLAISAGAVPAWTDCAPYDGARAVALENATNLAAKGATPLAAVDCLNGGNPETPAVYGGFSAVVDGLADMCRDLSVPVVGGNVSLYNDSAAGPIPPTPTLAMVGTKAGYDAPTAALDGDGELLLVGAGSDALGGSELLAQVGGSDRFPTLPDDPSAVVAALAEVADADATLSVHDVSNGGLAVALAELITGDAGADVSVAARVSLFDETPGRAVVETTDPESVENAFDGVAPVTRLGTATEDGGLSLDVDGESLTVDAEQVAALRGVLDETLD; encoded by the coding sequence ATGAGCCTGTCGGACCCCGACCGCGAACTCGTCACCGCCGAACTCGGGCGCGACCCGACGCCCACCGAGGCCGCCCTGTTCGAGAACCTCTGGAGCGAACACTGCGCGTACCGCTCCTCGCGACCGCTGCTTTCGGCGTTCGACTCCGAGGCCGACCAGGTGGTCGTCGGCCCCGGCGACGACGCCGCGGTCGTTCGGGTCCCCGACAACGGCGGCGAGTCCGACATCGAGACGTACGTGACGATGGGGATCGAGAGCCACAACCACCCCTCGTACGTCGACCCCTACGACGGCGCGGCGACGGGCGTCGGGGGGATCGTCCGTGACACGCTGTCGATGGGCGCGTACCCGATCGCGCTCGCGGACTCGCTGTACTTCGGCGGCTTCGACCGCGAGCACACCCGGTACCTCCTCGACGGCGTCGTCGAGGGGATCGCCGACTACGGCAACGCGATCGGCGTCCCGACGGTCGGCGGCAGCGTGGAGTTCCACGACGATTACGAGGGGAACCCGCTGGTCAACGTCGCCTGCGTAGGGCTTGTCGACGCCGATCGGCTGGTGACTGCGGAAGCGCGGGCGGCCGGCAACAAGCTCGTCTTGGTCGGTAACGCCACCGGCCGGGACGGCCTCGGCGGCGCGTCGTTCGCCAGCGAGGACCTCGCGGAGGACGCCGAAACCGAGGATCGACCCGCGGTGCAGGTCGGCGATCCCTACTCGGAGAAGCTGCTGATCGAGGCAAACGAGGACCTGATCGACGCGGGGTTGGTGCGATCCGCGCGGGATCTCGGCGCGGCGGGGCTCGGCGGTGCCTCCTCGGAACTCGTCGCGAAAGGCGGGTTCGGCGCGCGGATCGAACTGGAGCGGGTCCACCAGCGCGAGCCGGACATGAACCCCCTGGAGATCGTGCTCGCGGAATCACAAGAGCGGATGATCTACGAGGCCCGCCCGGAAGACGTCGACGACGTTGCGGCGATCGCCGAGCGGTACGACCTCGGCTGTTCGGTCATCGGCGAGGTCGCCGAGGGCAACTACGTTTGTAGTTTTGAAGACGAGACCGTCGTCGACGTCCCCGCGGAGTTCCTTGCTGACGGCGCACCGATGAACGACCTCGACGCCGTCGAGCCCACGCAGCCGGAACGGAACCGCCCCGAGATCGACCTCGAATCCGCGTTCGAGGCGGTGGTCGGCTCGCCGAACACGGCGTCGAAACGGTGGGTCTACCGGCAGTATGACCACGAGGTCGGGACGCGAACGGCGCTGCGCCCCGGCGACGACGCCGCGGTCGTCGCGCTCCGGGAGGCCGGAACCGGCCTCGCGATCTCGGCGGGCGCGGTCCCCGCCTGGACCGACTGTGCCCCGTACGACGGCGCGCGGGCGGTGGCGCTGGAGAACGCCACGAACCTCGCCGCGAAGGGGGCGACGCCGCTTGCCGCGGTCGACTGTCTGAACGGGGGCAACCCCGAGACGCCCGCGGTGTACGGCGGGTTCTCCGCGGTCGTCGACGGGCTCGCGGATATGTGCCGCGACCTGTCGGTACCGGTGGTCGGCGGGAACGTCTCGCTGTACAACGACTCCGCAGCGGGGCCGATCCCGCCGACGCCGACGCTCGCGATGGTCGGCACGAAGGCCGGCTACGACGCGCCGACCGCCGCGCTCGACGGCGACGGGGAACTCCTGCTCGTCGGCGCCGGCAGCGACGCGCTCGGCGGGTCGGAGCTCCTGGCGCAGGTCGGCGGCTCCGACCGGTTCCCGACGCTGCCCGACGATCCGTCGGCGGTCGTCGCGGCGCTCGCCGAGGTCGCCGACGCGGACGCGACGCTGTCGGTCCACGACGTGAGCAACGGCGGGCTCGCGGTCGCGCTGGCGGAGCTGATCACCGGGGACGCCGGGGCGGACGTCTCGGTCGCCGCCCGCGTGTCGCTGTTCGATGAGACCCCCGGCCGCGCGGTCGTCGAGACGACCGACCCGGAGAGCGTAGAGAACGCGTTCGACGGGGTCGCGCCGGTCACGCGGCTCGGGACGGCGACCGAAGACGGGGGACTGTCGCTCGACGTCGACGGGGAGTCGCTGACGGTCGACGCAGAGCAGGTCGCCGCGCTCCGCGGGGTGCTCGACGAGACGTTGGACTGA
- a CDS encoding CehA/McbA family metallohydrolase gives MLSVELHAHSSLSYDGRDPVELLLAQAQAVGLDALAVTDHDEIDASLEAAELAPEYGLVGIPGMEVTSAAGHVLAFGIEELIPEGLSYDDTLDHIHDQGGIAVVPHPFQSSRHGVASHITRDQLARADAIEVYNSRLFTGRANRKAERFAAAHNLPMTAGSDAHIGEMVGQAVTEVGTDDRSVQGILDAIVEGRTSVVGRRTPWRISFRQFGGGIRRRIERVVSDLV, from the coding sequence GTGCTCTCGGTCGAGCTGCACGCCCACTCGTCGCTGTCGTACGACGGCCGTGATCCCGTCGAGCTCCTGTTAGCCCAGGCGCAGGCCGTCGGGCTCGACGCGCTCGCGGTGACCGACCACGACGAGATCGACGCCAGCCTCGAAGCCGCCGAGTTGGCGCCGGAGTACGGGCTGGTCGGCATCCCGGGAATGGAGGTCACCTCCGCGGCAGGGCACGTTCTCGCCTTCGGGATCGAGGAACTGATCCCCGAGGGGCTGTCGTACGACGACACGCTCGACCACATCCACGACCAGGGCGGGATCGCCGTGGTCCCGCATCCGTTCCAGTCGTCGCGCCACGGCGTCGCCAGTCACATCACCCGCGACCAACTCGCGCGTGCTGACGCGATCGAGGTGTACAACTCCCGGCTCTTTACCGGCCGCGCGAACCGGAAGGCCGAACGGTTCGCCGCCGCCCACAACCTCCCGATGACCGCCGGCAGCGACGCCCACATCGGGGAGATGGTCGGACAGGCCGTCACCGAGGTCGGGACCGACGACCGGTCGGTCCAGGGGATCTTAGACGCCATCGTCGAGGGGCGGACCAGCGTGGTCGGTCGGCGGACGCCGTGGCGCATCTCCTTCCGGCAGTTCGGCGGCGGCATCAGGCGGCGGATCGAACGCGTCGTCTCGGATCTGGTGTAA
- a CDS encoding asparagine synthase C-terminal domain-containing protein, whose product MTDHADRPRDHLDGADPGIVRRAVETRDPLPGTAGFAGELDGRLVRDVLGRRPLFVDGDAWAFDPTELADPVSVPAGSVRPLEAVADSDSDADEPHWMLPAVDPETDRGRALDAVREAVLDRTGAVADSGDGPSDGSVAVAFSGGVDSAVVAAGVPEAPCYVAGFEGCHDVAAAREAAAAMDRDLGVVEITHDDIRERIPDLVAATGRTNPMDLPIALPLFLVGERAAADGFDRLALGQGADELFGGYAKVAKAPDDPRVDADTIRGARRELLGTIPDQAERDVLALRAAGVEPVTPLLHDDVVAAALSLPGHLIADGDERKLALREAARGIVPESVRTADKKAVQYGTYVARELDRLARQAGFKRRMDDHVERYVRTLVDGSGPDPEGPS is encoded by the coding sequence ATGACGGACCACGCCGACCGGCCGCGCGACCACCTCGACGGCGCCGACCCCGGGATCGTCAGACGTGCGGTCGAAACGCGGGACCCGCTGCCCGGCACCGCTGGCTTCGCGGGCGAACTCGACGGGCGGCTCGTTCGCGACGTCCTCGGTCGGCGGCCGCTCTTCGTCGACGGCGACGCGTGGGCGTTCGACCCGACCGAACTCGCGGATCCCGTTTCCGTGCCCGCGGGGTCCGTTCGGCCGCTCGAAGCAGTCGCCGACTCTGATTCCGACGCCGACGAACCTCACTGGATGCTCCCGGCGGTCGATCCCGAGACGGATCGCGGGCGCGCGCTCGACGCCGTCCGGGAGGCGGTGCTCGACCGAACCGGGGCCGTCGCCGACTCGGGGGACGGCCCGAGCGACGGCTCGGTCGCCGTGGCGTTCTCCGGCGGCGTCGACTCGGCGGTCGTCGCCGCCGGCGTGCCAGAGGCGCCGTGCTACGTCGCGGGCTTCGAGGGGTGTCACGACGTCGCCGCCGCCCGCGAGGCGGCCGCGGCGATGGACCGGGACCTCGGAGTCGTCGAGATCACCCACGACGACATCCGGGAGCGGATCCCGGATCTCGTGGCCGCCACGGGTCGCACCAACCCGATGGATCTCCCGATCGCCCTCCCCCTGTTTCTGGTCGGTGAACGCGCCGCCGCCGACGGGTTCGACCGGCTGGCGCTCGGGCAGGGCGCCGACGAGCTGTTCGGCGGGTACGCGAAGGTGGCGAAGGCGCCCGACGATCCCCGCGTCGACGCCGACACGATCAGGGGCGCGCGCCGCGAACTCCTCGGGACGATCCCCGACCAGGCCGAACGGGACGTGCTGGCGCTCCGGGCCGCGGGCGTCGAACCAGTGACCCCGCTGCTCCACGACGACGTCGTCGCCGCGGCGCTGTCGCTTCCGGGGCACCTCATAGCCGACGGCGACGAGCGGAAGCTCGCCCTCCGGGAAGCGGCCCGCGGGATCGTCCCGGAGTCGGTCCGGACCGCGGACAAGAAGGCGGTCCAGTACGGCACCTACGTCGCCCGCGAGCTGGACCGACTGGCCCGGCAAGCGGGGTTCAAACGCCGGATGGACGACCACGTCGAACGGTACGTCCGAACGCTGGTCGACGGGTCGGGGCCGGACCCCGAGGGGCCGTCTTAG
- a CDS encoding NUDIX hydrolase, with product METTRHFTATVYVVEGGAVALHHHDRLGIRVPPGGHVDRDELPHEAGLREVYEETGLEATLLDDTDPVDAPAGRTLPQPRHQMLYDIGVREDGGVYHQHIDHVYYARVDSRAIDPAGVDEAPPSAWAWYDRSALRNGELDADTVQLALEAIDVAQNGDG from the coding sequence ATGGAGACCACGCGTCACTTCACCGCGACTGTGTACGTCGTCGAGGGCGGCGCGGTCGCACTACACCACCACGACCGGCTCGGGATCCGCGTCCCGCCGGGCGGTCACGTCGACCGCGACGAACTCCCCCACGAGGCCGGGCTTCGCGAAGTCTACGAGGAGACCGGGCTGGAGGCGACGCTGCTCGACGACACCGACCCAGTGGACGCCCCCGCCGGTCGGACCCTCCCGCAGCCCCGCCACCAGATGCTCTACGACATCGGCGTCCGCGAGGACGGCGGTGTCTACCACCAGCACATCGACCACGTCTACTACGCCCGCGTCGACTCCCGGGCGATCGACCCCGCGGGCGTCGACGAGGCTCCCCCCTCGGCGTGGGCGTGGTACGACCGCTCGGCCCTGCGGAACGGCGAGCTGGACGCCGATACGGTGCAGTTGGCGCTGGAGGCGATCGACGTGGCACAGAACGGCGACGGCTAA
- the gatC gene encoding Asp-tRNA(Asn)/Glu-tRNA(Gln) amidotransferase subunit GatC: MSDTPVDAAEVEHVAELARVDLDSEEVDAFAAQFAEILEYFEALDEVPEVDADEELVNVMRADEVEESLDQADALENASETEDGFFKGPRVS, translated from the coding sequence ATGAGCGACACGCCCGTCGACGCCGCGGAGGTCGAACACGTCGCCGAACTCGCGCGGGTCGATCTCGACAGCGAGGAGGTCGACGCCTTCGCCGCGCAGTTCGCGGAGATCCTGGAGTACTTCGAGGCCCTCGACGAGGTGCCCGAGGTCGACGCCGACGAGGAACTGGTGAACGTGATGCGGGCCGACGAGGTCGAGGAGAGCCTCGATCAGGCCGACGCCCTGGAGAACGCCTCCGAGACCGAGGACGGCTTCTTCAAGGGTCCGCGGGTGTCGTAA
- a CDS encoding amidase family protein, with product MSHNAFITEETIEGDGAGPLAGRTVAVKDNISTEGVRTTCGSAMLESYVPPYDATVVERLKQAGATIVGKANMDEFGMGGTTETSAYGPVENPVDTDRVPGGSSGGSAAAVAAGDADLALGSDTGGSVRNPAAFCGVVGIKPTYGLVSRYGLVAYANSLEQIGPIARTVEDAAALLDVIAGPDPKDGTTRYDLDDDGGAADDRGAAGRGSPTDGGSATHPATDADYAAAADGDVEGTTIGVVTDLLDGADDRVVDRFEAALADLRSQGAETVEVSLDSVEHAVQAYYVIAMSEASSNLARFDGVRYGVSGGYEGNWNESFAAAREEGFGEEVKRRILLGTYALSAGYHDKYYKKAQDARAWVKRDFDDAFERADVLATPTMPVVPPELGESLSDPLQLYLMDANTVPVNLANLPAISVPAGEADGLPVGLQLIGPKFGEEAIVRAASAVEG from the coding sequence ATGAGCCACAACGCGTTCATCACCGAGGAAACGATCGAGGGCGACGGGGCGGGGCCGCTGGCCGGCCGGACGGTCGCGGTCAAGGACAACATCAGCACCGAGGGCGTCCGGACCACCTGCGGGTCGGCGATGCTGGAATCGTACGTCCCGCCGTACGACGCCACCGTCGTCGAGCGGCTGAAGCAGGCGGGCGCGACCATCGTCGGCAAGGCGAACATGGACGAGTTCGGGATGGGCGGCACCACCGAGACCTCCGCGTACGGCCCGGTAGAGAACCCCGTCGACACCGACCGCGTCCCCGGCGGCTCCTCCGGCGGGTCGGCCGCGGCGGTCGCGGCGGGCGACGCGGACCTCGCTTTGGGCTCCGACACCGGCGGGTCGGTCCGCAACCCCGCGGCGTTCTGCGGGGTCGTCGGGATCAAACCCACCTACGGGCTGGTCTCCCGGTACGGGTTGGTGGCGTACGCCAACTCCCTCGAACAGATCGGGCCGATCGCGCGAACCGTCGAGGACGCCGCCGCGCTGCTCGACGTCATCGCCGGGCCCGATCCGAAGGACGGGACCACTCGATACGACCTCGACGACGATGGCGGTGCGGCTGACGACCGGGGTGCTGCCGGCCGCGGGAGTCCCACCGACGGCGGGTCGGCGACCCACCCCGCGACCGACGCCGACTACGCCGCGGCCGCCGACGGCGACGTCGAGGGGACGACGATCGGCGTCGTCACCGACCTGCTCGACGGCGCCGACGACCGGGTGGTCGACCGGTTCGAGGCCGCCCTCGCGGACCTCCGCTCGCAGGGCGCGGAGACGGTGGAGGTGTCCTTGGACTCCGTCGAGCACGCGGTCCAGGCGTACTACGTGATCGCGATGTCCGAGGCGTCGTCGAACCTCGCGCGCTTCGACGGCGTGCGGTACGGCGTCTCCGGCGGCTACGAGGGCAACTGGAACGAGTCGTTCGCGGCCGCCCGCGAGGAGGGGTTCGGCGAGGAGGTCAAACGCCGGATCCTGCTGGGCACCTACGCCCTCTCGGCGGGGTATCACGACAAATACTACAAGAAAGCCCAGGACGCCCGGGCGTGGGTCAAACGCGACTTCGACGACGCCTTCGAGCGCGCGGACGTGCTCGCGACCCCGACGATGCCGGTCGTCCCGCCGGAACTCGGCGAGAGCCTCTCTGATCCCCTCCAACTGTACCTGATGGACGCCAACACCGTTCCGGTGAACCTCGCGAACCTCCCCGCGATCTCGGTGCCCGCGGGCGAGGCCGACGGGCTCCCGGTGGGACTCCAGTTGATCGGCCCGAAGTTCGGCGAGGAAGCCATCGTCCGGGCGGCCTCGGCGGTCGAAGGGTAG
- a CDS encoding TrkH family potassium uptake protein, translating to MPWRPNWRATVGLLGTGMKYLSVTMFVPLLVGVIYGEDAWVFALSIVAVAVAGFALERVDPDPDLGPSEALVFVTLAWLVAAVVGAVPYMLAGAGTASTLADPVNALFESMSGFTTTGATVMGKIGVERHSHALLMWRQLTQWLGGMGIIVLMIAILPEVAVNGAQLMDSEAPGPELQKLTPKIAETARALWLIYFGFTVLLAALLYALHLLGMAPNMDLYNAVAHGFTTLPTGGFSPQADSIAAFSAAVQWVVIPFMIVAGVNFALFWHVLRGEAAVMLENTEFRTYAGAIAVFTAGVGVLLVGGAAPPLGDLGGVTGGLTENTIRQAAFQIASLLNSTGYATSDFAQWDTHAQVLLLFAMFVGGSAGSTGGGVKVVRWLVVLKAIRRELFTTARPDVVQPVRLGGTVVNEDAIRGILVFTMLYVLLFGLASVFFTLDTARVGIELSTLEAVSASLATLGNIGPGFGRLGPFGNYLFFPDASKLLMIFLMWLGRLEIVPVLAVFVSSVENR from the coding sequence ATGCCGTGGCGACCCAACTGGCGGGCGACGGTCGGACTGCTCGGCACCGGGATGAAGTACCTCTCGGTGACGATGTTCGTCCCGCTTCTGGTCGGCGTGATCTACGGCGAGGACGCGTGGGTGTTCGCGCTCTCGATCGTCGCGGTCGCGGTCGCCGGATTCGCCCTCGAACGGGTCGATCCCGACCCGGACCTCGGGCCGAGCGAGGCACTGGTGTTCGTGACGCTGGCGTGGCTCGTCGCCGCCGTCGTGGGCGCCGTCCCGTATATGCTGGCCGGCGCCGGCACCGCGTCGACGCTCGCGGATCCGGTCAACGCGCTGTTCGAGTCGATGAGCGGGTTCACCACCACGGGCGCGACGGTGATGGGGAAGATCGGCGTCGAGCGGCACTCCCACGCGCTTCTGATGTGGCGACAGCTCACCCAGTGGCTCGGCGGGATGGGGATCATCGTGCTGATGATCGCGATCCTCCCGGAAGTCGCGGTCAACGGCGCCCAACTGATGGACTCGGAGGCGCCCGGCCCGGAACTCCAGAAGCTGACCCCGAAGATCGCCGAGACCGCCCGGGCGCTGTGGCTGATCTACTTCGGGTTCACCGTCCTCCTCGCGGCGCTTCTCTACGCGCTGCACCTGCTCGGGATGGCGCCGAATATGGACCTCTACAACGCCGTCGCCCACGGGTTCACGACGCTGCCGACCGGCGGGTTCTCCCCGCAGGCCGACAGCATCGCCGCCTTCTCGGCGGCCGTCCAGTGGGTCGTGATCCCGTTTATGATCGTCGCCGGCGTCAACTTCGCGCTGTTCTGGCACGTCCTCCGGGGGGAGGCGGCGGTGATGCTCGAAAACACGGAGTTCCGAACGTACGCCGGCGCGATCGCGGTGTTCACCGCCGGCGTCGGCGTGCTCCTGGTCGGCGGCGCGGCCCCGCCGCTCGGGGACCTCGGCGGCGTCACCGGCGGGCTCACGGAGAACACGATCCGACAGGCGGCGTTCCAGATCGCGTCGCTGCTGAACTCCACGGGGTACGCCACCTCCGACTTCGCGCAGTGGGACACCCACGCCCAGGTGCTGCTGCTGTTTGCGATGTTCGTCGGCGGCTCGGCGGGGTCGACCGGCGGCGGTGTGAAGGTCGTCCGGTGGCTGGTCGTGCTGAAGGCCATCCGGCGGGAGCTTTTCACCACCGCCCGCCCGGACGTGGTCCAGCCCGTCCGGCTCGGCGGCACCGTCGTCAACGAGGACGCGATCCGCGGCATCCTGGTTTTTACGATGCTGTACGTCCTGTTGTTCGGGCTGGCGTCGGTGTTCTTCACGCTGGACACCGCACGGGTCGGAATCGAACTCTCGACGCTGGAGGCGGTCAGCGCGTCGCTCGCGACGCTCGGAAACATCGGGCCCGGCTTCGGCCGGCTGGGGCCGTTCGGGAACTACCTGTTCTTCCCGGACGCCTCGAAACTGCTCATGATCTTCCTGATGTGGCTCGGCCGACTGGAGATCGTCCCGGTGCTCGCGGTGTTCGTCTCCTCGGTCGAGAACCGGTGA
- the trkA gene encoding Trk system potassium transporter TrkA, whose product MRVLVVGAGQVGSSIAADLAGAHDVIVVDRDPERVEELNYSLDVLGVTGDGTTMKTLEDAGIDDADMVIASTDDDETNIVICSTATAVSEAFTIARVKNTEYLRTWQRSERAFGVDFMVCTNLLAAKSIARMLSLPAARDVDPFAGGKVEMAEFEVGDDSPVADQTVAEADRFESLTFVAVLRNGSVEIARGETVITPGDRVVVVGSPRSVRGFAESIAPEEASEDTEEVVVVGGSEIGYHVSRLLEERGFRPRLIEQDGDRARELAERLPDTVVMESDATNVEFLEREHIGDADVVVSTLDSDEKNLLVSLLADRMGVERTIAIIDTPEYVALFETVGIDIGVSPRSVVAEEISRFTLEGNAENVAFIESDKAEVLEIEIADDSVLAGRPIRESAQDLPDGVVVGAVVRDGAHITPRGDTVIEVGDHVIVFADMDVVEEITPRL is encoded by the coding sequence GTGAGGGTACTCGTCGTCGGCGCGGGGCAGGTCGGATCGAGCATCGCGGCCGACCTCGCGGGCGCACACGACGTGATCGTCGTCGACCGCGACCCCGAGCGGGTGGAGGAACTCAACTACTCGCTGGACGTGCTCGGGGTGACCGGCGACGGGACCACGATGAAAACCCTCGAAGATGCCGGGATCGACGACGCGGATATGGTGATCGCCTCGACCGACGACGACGAGACGAACATCGTGATCTGTTCGACGGCGACGGCGGTCTCCGAGGCGTTCACCATCGCCAGGGTGAAAAACACCGAGTACCTCCGGACGTGGCAGCGCTCCGAGCGGGCCTTCGGGGTCGATTTCATGGTCTGTACCAACCTGCTGGCCGCGAAGTCGATCGCCCGGATGCTGAGCCTGCCGGCCGCACGCGACGTCGATCCCTTCGCGGGCGGCAAAGTGGAGATGGCGGAGTTCGAGGTCGGCGACGACAGCCCGGTGGCCGACCAGACGGTCGCGGAGGCCGACCGGTTCGAGTCGCTGACGTTCGTCGCGGTGCTGCGGAACGGGTCGGTCGAGATCGCCCGCGGGGAGACGGTCATCACCCCGGGCGACCGGGTGGTGGTGGTCGGGTCCCCACGGAGCGTCCGCGGGTTCGCGGAGTCGATCGCCCCCGAGGAGGCGTCGGAGGACACCGAGGAGGTCGTGGTGGTCGGCGGCTCCGAGATCGGCTACCACGTCTCGCGGCTGCTCGAAGAGCGGGGGTTCCGACCGCGGCTGATAGAGCAGGACGGCGACCGCGCCCGCGAACTCGCCGAACGCCTCCCCGATACGGTGGTTATGGAGTCGGACGCGACCAACGTGGAGTTCCTCGAACGCGAGCACATCGGCGACGCCGACGTGGTCGTATCGACGCTCGACTCCGACGAGAAGAACCTGCTCGTGTCGCTGCTTGCCGACCGGATGGGGGTCGAGCGAACCATCGCGATCATCGACACTCCGGAGTACGTCGCCCTCTTCGAGACGGTCGGGATCGACATCGGCGTCAGCCCGCGGAGCGTGGTCGCCGAGGAGATCTCGCGGTTCACCCTGGAGGGCAACGCCGAGAACGTCGCGTTCATCGAGTCCGACAAGGCCGAGGTCCTGGAGATCGAGATCGCCGACGACAGCGTCCTCGCCGGGCGGCCGATCCGGGAGTCCGCGCAGGACCTGCCGGACGGCGTCGTTGTCGGCGCCGTGGTCCGCGACGGGGCACACATCACGCCCCGCGGCGACACGGTGATCGAGGTCGGCGACCACGTGATCGTCTTCGCCGATATGGACGTCGTCGAGGAGATCACGCCCAGACTCTGA
- a CDS encoding SRPBCC family protein, whose translation MDELVVSTVVYLPAEEIYDFLVDFPRYATYSEHLEDVVRRQGDGGAGTRYALRFAWWKLTYTVESEVTEVDPPNRIEWQVVKNLDASGRWRVEELDELPDGAPPGATVASRVSMEVAYEPTSANESRVSLPRFVDLGWVADKIRPAITSEAEKVVERVVADLEGEPRSVDLAVERGAGSAAE comes from the coding sequence GTGGACGAACTCGTCGTCAGCACCGTCGTCTACCTGCCGGCGGAGGAGATCTACGACTTCCTCGTCGACTTCCCGCGGTACGCGACGTACTCCGAACATCTCGAGGACGTCGTCCGCCGGCAGGGAGACGGCGGCGCGGGCACCCGCTATGCGCTCCGCTTTGCGTGGTGGAAACTCACCTACACCGTCGAGTCGGAGGTCACCGAGGTCGACCCCCCGAACCGGATCGAGTGGCAGGTTGTGAAGAACCTCGACGCCAGCGGCCGGTGGCGGGTCGAGGAACTCGACGAACTCCCCGACGGCGCGCCCCCCGGGGCGACGGTCGCCTCCCGCGTCTCGATGGAGGTCGCCTACGAGCCCACGTCGGCCAACGAGAGCCGGGTCAGCCTGCCGCGGTTCGTCGATCTCGGGTGGGTGGCGGACAAGATCAGGCCCGCAATCACGAGCGAGGCCGAGAAGGTTGTCGAGCGGGTCGTCGCGGACCTCGAAGGCGAACCCAGGTCGGTCGATCTCGCCGTCGAGCGGGGCGCGGGATCGGCCGCCGAGTGA